In Deltaproteobacteria bacterium, the following are encoded in one genomic region:
- a CDS encoding TonB C-terminal domain-containing protein yields MLPAAVQSTYGVRTPDEHKREAEAYLRAGRARVLRHWTGPTSVSATVEMEFQVAANGCVTYARVLSSTSDAAARSTLRAVTSATPLAPPPDRVVGEVLFATFSARVR; encoded by the coding sequence GTGCTGCCCGCTGCCGTGCAAAGCACGTATGGGGTCCGTACGCCGGACGAGCACAAACGCGAGGCCGAAGCCTATCTGCGCGCCGGCAGGGCCCGAGTCCTTCGCCACTGGACCGGGCCGACCTCGGTCAGCGCGACGGTCGAGATGGAGTTCCAGGTCGCGGCGAACGGCTGTGTCACCTACGCGAGGGTTCTCAGCTCGACGAGTGATGCCGCGGCGCGCAGCACGCTTCGGGCAGTGACGAGTGCGACGCCACTCGCTCCTCCGCCGGACCGCGTCGTCGGTGAAGTCCTCTTCGCGACGTTCTCTGCCCGCGTCCGGTGA